CGACAGCGCCGCGCCAGATTTTGTGGACATCAGTCCGGACAATCCGCACGCTCTGGACAAAACACAGTCCGCCATCATCCAGGATCTCAAGTTAGAGACACTTCCAACTAAGGTAGGACACACAATGAAGCATTCTCATAAATGGATATCTTACATAAAACACTTACACATCTGTATAAGTACGTATATAATGTTCGTAGAAAATATTGCGAACTGATTGGGACTATGCGCAGCGGTTTCGAACGGTTGCTCATTCAACAGCGTTTCCTTTAATGTATTCTGAGGTTCGGTTTTACCAGGCATCCAGGATAGGGAGAAAGAGGGAATAAGAAAGGACACACAAAAATTATCTGTCTTTATAATTGCTTTCACTTCCATTTTCACTCCGTCCTCCACAGGTGGGAGTAACGAACATCCTACCGTACGATGTGGAATGGGCCGCCGGAGGAGTGATAGTTGGAGGTCACAGGTCACACCAGCATTATATCGAACGCATGTGCAAACAGGTCACGGACAATCTGAAAAGACAACTTTGTGCTTACTTTGAGGATAGGAAACGAAAAGTGGACAACAAAACCAGACTCTTTGATGAAGTGTCGCAGCATGTGGCGTTTTGTCACGAAAGGtattaaatatcaatacaaatttaCTAATTCGTATAAAACTGCGTCAGTCTTCACTCGAAAGCAATATTTCGCACCATATATTTTAACCTGATAGACAAAAGCGATATAATTTAATATCacataaaatgatattatagaatgaaacattaatttgtattttttgagTGTAATATCTGGTAATACCTATATAAGTCCTCTGCGtaaaccatttttttcaaattcaatgtATACCTTTGCCAGAACGAAGCACTTCCAGGGACGAAAAGAGTTGCTTCAGCTGGTGAAGTCCTACCTCCGGTCCAGGTGTCCGTCTCCACTGGTACTGTATGGGAAGGCTGGCTGTGGTAAAACTGCTCTGTTGTGTAAGACGGCCAAGGAGACACACAAGTGGTTCAGAGGGTAAGCTCTTCCACAGAAAAGATCtaaatcatttattaattttacgTTCTTCGGTGATATACCAAAACACTCTTTCAAAGCTCTTATTCTCACCTGAAATCTATATTACTGCCTATCAATAACAATGAATTTTACGTTTTCAGACAGAACATGAGCGTGTTACTCCGGGTGATCGGGATCACGACCAGCTCCACCAACGTCAGATCGCTCCTCCGGGAACTCTGTCTTCAGATGTGCCATGTGTTCGGCAGTAATGAAGACGACGTCCCCACGGTAAGTTTTATTCTCTATGCCAACCCCCTTTTGGGAACAATTCCATTAAATAAAATAGAACTCGCTTTCTTTCTTTAATCAAAGCGTAGAGTGTTGAGTGTATAACATACCATAGTCCCTCAAAACAAGCATTTACTCGCCATACTCAACACATTCCGCGTGTTAGACCATCCTCAAAGGACAGCTGTTGTTAATATGTTAAGCATGACCAATCAACCGGCCAACTTGATCGTTAATGTGCGCGTGTATTATTGAAGTTGTTTAACCTTTTTGATttaataatacatattgtaaagaTCTTTGGTATGTGGAGATGAAAATGAATCCAACATTGCGTTTTCTACTTCTAGGACTATAAAGGCCTGATGAACGACTTCACTCGTCACCTGTCGCTGGCTACACCAGAAAACCCCATCGTTATAATTCTTGATTCTCTGGATCGCCTGTCAGGTAACTttcttgattttaatttttttataaaataagacGTACGTTTACCAGAACATATGCCAATAAGATTAAACTTTAGATACCAGTCTTTATTCGGAACAGCTGCGTCAAAGATCGTGTAAACTgtgtttttaaaattgtttatgcTTCAATATGCTGATGACGTACAACATTGTTTTTTCAGATGACCATGAGGGAAGGAAACTGAACTGGTTACCAAAGGAATTGCCAAAGAACGCATACATTATCGTCTCCACCAATCCAGATGATAAGTATGAATGTTTTGACAGCCTGAAAAAGAGCATCTCTCCGGAGACATCCGATGCCTACATAGAAATTCCAGAACTTCCTGAACAAGACGCCATAACAATCCTGGAACACTGGCTCAACAAGAGCGACAAGAGTTTCACGGACGAGCAGTTTGAGTGTCTCATTGAAGCGTTTAAGAAATGCCCCATGCCACTGTTTCTGAAGATTGCATTCCAAGATGCACTCTCTTGGACATCGGACACGCCACTCGACCAAATAAAATTTGCAGAAAATGTAAAAAAGCAAGCCTTGTTGAAATTCGTAAAGTTGGAGACAAAACATGGTGAACCACTTGTGCGAAGAGCTCTGGGCTACATCACAGCTTCAAGGAACGGTctaacaaataatgaaatagtGGATCTTCTATCACTCGATGACGCTGTTATGGATGATGTCATGGTTGTTTACCATCCGCCGCGACGCAGATTCCCAGCCATCCTCTGGGTTCGTCTTCGGGAGGATCTCCAAgaatacatcaccatgataaaATCACAACGGATGCGTACTCTGCATTGGGCACACGCACAGTTTAAGGAGGCGGCAGAGGAAAGGTACCTTCTTGCTCGTGACAAGGCTTCATCCTATCATAAAGCTATGGCAGAGTACTTCTTAGGAACATGGGCGATAAAGGCAAAGCCATATCCTGGAAATGATAAAGGAATGCCGCGGTTTGTCTCGTCGCAGCCTCTGTACTTTGAGCCGGAAGATTCGGCCAAAGACGGATCAGATCGAGTGTACAACCTACGCAGAGTCAACGAATTACCGCATCATTTACTGAATTCATCACAGACGGAACTGTATAAATCTCAAGGGCTGTGCAATTTCGAATGGGTTCTAGCAAAATTGTGTGGCACCTCACTCCGGTCGCTTGTTGAAGAGTATCAAATAGGCTTACAGGTAGACCCAACTGACATTGACTTGAAGACGCTATCAGACACAATTCAGCTTTCAGCAACAGCACTGACAAATGATCCGCGACAATTAGCTTCACAAATGATTGGTCGATTACATGGAATGATCGCTCGAGACATTCCAGCAACGGCTGGTGATCCCCCAAAGTATCCCTACTTGCATTCGTTTTATGACCAAGCGAAGATGCCGTCCATGCTTTCACTAATTCCTTCTATTGCGTGTTTGTCTGAGCCTGGTGGTATTTTGTTTGATCTGCTGTCAGGCCATTCTGAACCGATCACAGCTATGACACTAACGACTGAAGGACTGAAGGCTTTGACGGCGTCTGCGGATAATACCATAAAACTTTGGAATATCCGCACAGGACGAGTCATGAAAACTATAGATGGAACAGGAACAAAGGTGAAATCAATCATATCTGCCCTGAACAATTCCTTAGTGGCAACTGTGGAAGGAAGCGTCATACGTGTGTGGAATATCCGCTTCAGTCAGTGCGTACTGACGATCGATCATTACCTGGATCCACCAGTGGTCGGAACGGCCGGGGAAGGCAAGTATCTTGTCGCGCTATTTGATGGAATCAACATAATGCGAACATGGAATCTGAAAAAGCAAATCATGCCCATTGTATGTGAAGCCAGGATCGAGGACAACAGTGTGTACAAAGACAATTCTCTTCTGATTGCTGCAAGTTCATTTGATGATAAAGTGTTGCACGCATTCAGAGGAGCAAATATGGCAACAGTGCAAAACGCGCGATCCGGAAAGGTGATTCATACCCTCAAATGCAATGAGAAATCTTCGTCCGCGGTCAGTCTGGGAGTGACCAGAGACTATTACATTGTGGCATGTCGGCAACAGTATATGACACTCCATGAAATACATCAGCTCGAACTGTTTGACCTGAAGAAAGGAAACTACCTGCGGAGTGTTAGAGGTTGTACGCACGACCACATGACCAGTCTACATCTCAACTACATGGGAAGTCACGCTATTGCCATATGCTGTTCAGAAAAAACGCAAACATCCGACATAGCAATCTGGAATCTTGAAACTGAGGATCATAAACACTTAGCTCGCCACGCAGGCGTATCTTTGATGGGGGCATGTGTTGACTTTAAGTACTGCTTGACGGCAGCAAGAGGCGATAAAACGCTTAGGATCTGGAATCTAAGTGGCAAAGTGAATCAGTCTATGCCGAAACTCAAAAAGTCTCTCGGGGTTACTCAGATTATCCCCATGGTGGACAATCCCAGATATGTAGTGGCTCGCCAGATGAACAGTGGGCCAATCAGCGTATGGAATGTGGTGAGAGCAAAGATCTTGCAAAATGCAGTGCGAATAGAAAGAGGTTTGTCAGAAACGGCAGACGTTGTGATCGTGAGAAACACGCGAGTGGTGATCCTGTCGGACCGTGGGTTCTCCAGCGCATCAGAAAGTTCCCGACCAGTGTTCCAAACAGTGTTCATATACGACCTGAGAGAAAAGAAATATCTGAAGAAGCTAACTGGGTGCTACATCACTCCCTGTCCAGCACACGAATATGTTATGTTGGACAATGAAAATCTACTCGGTCTCTCAGACAATAGGAGCCACTTTGTCGTTTGGAGCCTTGTCAACGGCCATGTTGTTCGGAGGATCAAGCCAAACCGAGAACTCGTTCAGAAAGCACCGGCAAGTGCCGACAAGACGCTGAACATTCGGAACTCCGTAGAGGTGATGACACCATGGGATCTTCGAGCGGAATCCTCTTCCGCAAAGCAGCGACGTCGTGAGGAGGAAATGGAACGGGAACGTAAACGACACGAGGAAATCAGGAAAGAGAAAGAGAACGGAATCGAACAATATATTATAagtgaaaatcaaaacattgcGGTGGCATCCTACTTTGCCCATCATCTCTGTGTGTTTGACATTGTTAATGAAAAGCACTTACACATCATTGAGACGCCGTTCTCGATGTTGTTTTTGCACAGTGCTGCTTTAACCCCAGACGGCAGCTTCCTAGTGTTGCCGAACTACGACGAGGAGAAAAAGACCAGCTATGTTACAATGTGGGACTGCCAAACAGGGCAGATCAAGAAACGACTCAAAAACGAGAGCAACGTAATGGCACTGGCCATCATTGATGACGGATCCAGAATCATAATAGGACGCGATAAGAACGAGTTACACATCTGGGATCCGATGTCTGCTAACGGTCTAAGAAAGATCAAAGGCTATCCAGGACTGCAGTTTAACGCGGACAGCAAGATATTCGTTACGAACGGGGGCACCCAGGCGGTGGTGTTCGCTGGCGATATCTCCGTCTGGGATATTGAGAGGGGTGTCGTGTTGGCCGTATTTACTCCCGACATGAAAATCAACTGTTGTAAGGTGGCTATGGATGGCCAGCTTATCACCTTTGGACTCCACGATATCCCGGATGTGGTCATCCTCCGTCTAGCCAACAAAGACACGCCATCTTTGGAAATTTTAGGAGAGGACATTATGGGAGAGAAAGTAGAGGAAACTGACGATGAAGAGGAAGAAGATGATTGATTTGCATCTCCTTGATGATTGTGCCATTGCAGACTAGTGATCaattaatgaacattttgaCTACTGAGTCGGAGCGTCTTTATTCACCAAACTCTTTCCTTAAATGATGACAAAGCAAACGTCTACTTGTTCTATTGAATAACATATTACACAATGTACAAAACTGAAATTCCTTGGGAGTTACACGATGAACGTGTTCCTGCTCAAACAGTACCGCGTGAATTTACAATCAATATTATTGTTTTGACAGCTTTGTCAGTAGATAACCGTTATATCAATTCTGTGACGTATGGATTACATTTACTCAATCATATGGATGTGTGGAAAGTTCAACAAATTCATTTAACTAGCATTTTTGTTtaggaaattacaaatgaactgaattatttttagtttttatgtGATGTTAGAAGCATAATCGACAAGTAATACAATGTCTTGGATAACGATTTTGGTGCTCAAACTTGCATATGTTTAAACAATATATCTGtgatataattttgttataatgacacagggacatgagaCAAACTTGATATATGGTGGTATACTTCAGTCCATATGTACTGGTCATAGTTGGTCCTGTCAAACACCTGTGATTTTTACCTAGCATGTTTATATAGTACATGTTCTTCATATCCAACCATAAAACTGTTCTCATGCATCTTGAAAAagttaattcaatttaaaattcaTCGATATGATATAAAAGAGGAGTACTTTTGtgtaacatttaatttataaatcaatatcatGTTGTTACTTTCACACTTATATATTTTCTTGGCTTTAGTTTAAATTGACATAAAATTTCCCATAGATTTTATAGAACAACAAATCTCTATATTTAATTACCTGATGTGACAGTAGCTTCCAATGTTCCAAATCACACATTTCTTGAATAAGAGTGCAAAGTTGTGCGATATACAGctgaatatatttacaaaatgtctCATTATATCTGAATTGATTTCATATCAGCTGTTCGTTTTGCTGAATTTTTgcattaaatttacattaaatatttgaatagaCGTGTCGCCTGAAAACTATACTCTGCTTTGtttataaatagattttaaTTATCTTGCTGTTTACATTATCTTTACCAACTGAAAAGAACTTCAGAAAGAAAATTTGGCACCTTGCCAAAGAGGCAATCATATTAAAGTTAACTCAAATCAAATTTATTCAAAACGGagtttaaaatgttaattaattgacatttacatatctaaAAACGATTCAATATAAGCTAGCATTTAATCTGAATAATTTCAAGCATGTTATCCTGATTTTTATCTGTtagatttttgacattttaattatcCAGTCAGTCTTACATATACTGGTTTTAATATAGTTTGCCtaatattattgaataaaatcTTCCTCTTAAAGCATCTATTTAATTGTAGAGAAAATCTCTATTAAAACCTTCGTTAATCCGTCCAACTTTAATGGTAAAAATATCCATCTAAGATTTCcataaaatcttaatattttattcagttttaatGGTGAAAATCTGCAATTAACTTCAAAGTTATTTATCTCATTTCAATTCTACATTAAGTGAAACTGTTTTGTCGGTGATTCCGTCCTTGGCTATATTTAGCACCTATAagtattaaatatttgtgatatcACTCTGATGCAATCATTTTATACATTAATTTGTACTACAATATACCTGTATACATGTGCACcatagaaataaattttatcAAGGTACATATATTGATGTTGTTTTCTATGAAATAAGCTGCTTACATCATTAAAGTACTATACTAAATAGTATTTAGTTAAATGTAATTGAATACCTATAGTTTATTCATGAACAACAGAATACAGGTTATTCAGTTTATATATTAAGTTCACATCAATTTGGTTGATTGACATTCATGTCCTAATATAACTCGTCATTAAAGGAAAGCCTCCAGTGTATACAATGTGCTTATGTGTGATTTGAAtgcatgttttgggaagctGCAGTATGCTTGTCTTGGAACTCTTTGTTATAGTGAGCCCTTTGTATTGCGTTATCTTGccctttgtattgtgatatcttgccctttgtattgtgatatcttgccctttgtattgtgatatcttgccctttgtattgtgatatcttgccctttgtattgtgatatcttgCCCTTTGTATTGTACTATCTTGtcctttgtattgtgatatcttgccctttgtattgtgatatcttgtcctttgtattgtgatatcttgccctttgtattgtgatatcttgTCCTTTGTATTGTACTATCTTGtcctttgtattgtgatatcttgtcctttgtattgtgatatcttgtcctttgtattgtgatatcttgtcctttgtattgtgatatcttgccctttgtattgtgatatcttgccctttgtattgtgatatcttgtcctttgtattgtgatatcttgccctttgtattgtgatatcttgccctttgtattgtgatatcttgccctttgtattgtgatatcttgccctttgtattgtgatatcttgtcctttgtattgtgatatcttgccctttgtattgtgatatcttgccctttgtattgtgatatcttgTCCTTTGTATTGTACTATCTTGtcctttgtattgtgatatcttgccctttgtattgtgatatcttgccctttgtattgtgatatcttgTCCTTTGTATTGTACTATCTTGtcctttgtattgtgatatcttgccctttgtattgtgatatcttgTCCTTTGTATTGTGCTATCTTGtcctttgtattgtgatatcttgccctttgtattgtgatatcttgccctttgtattgtgatatcttgCCCTTTGTGATATCTTGtcctttgtattgtgatatcttgccctttgtattgtgatatcttgccctttgtattgtgatatcttgTCCTTTGTATTGTACTATCTTGccctttgtattgtgatatcttgCCCTTTGTATTGTACTATCTTGccctttgtattgtgatatcttgccctttgtattgtgatatcttgtcctttgtattgtgatatcttgtcctttgtattgtgatatcttgCCCTTTGTATTGTACTATCTTGccctttgtattgtgatatcttgccctttgtattgtgatatcttgccctttgtattgtgatatcttgccctttgtattgtgatatcttgccctttgtattgtgatatcttgccctttgtattgtgatatcttgCCCTTTGTATTGTACTATCTTGtcctttgtattgtgatatcttgccctttgtattgtgatatcttgtcctttgtattgtgatatcttgccctttgtattgtgatatcttgccctttgtattgtgatatcttgtcctttgtattgtgatatcttgccctttgtattgtgatatcttgccctttgtattgtgatatcttgtcctttgtattgtgatatcttgccctttgtattgtgatatcttgCCCTTTGTATTGTACTATCTTGtcctttgtattgtgatatcttgccctttgtattgtgatatcttgtcctttgtattgtgatatcttgCACTTTGCATTGCGATATCTTGtcctttgtattgtgatatcttgtcctttgtattgtgatatcttgccctttgtattgtgatatcttgccctttgtattgtgatatcttgTCCTTTGTATTGTACTATCTTGtcctttgtattgtgatatcttgccctttgtattgtgatatcttgccctttgtattgtgatatcttgCCCTTTGTATTGTACTATCTTGtcctttgtattgtgatatcttgccctttgtattgtgatatcttgccccctttgtattgtgatatcttgtcctttgtattgtgatatcttgccctttgtattgtgatatcttgtcctttgtattgtgatatcttgccctttgtattgtgatatcttgtcctttgtattgtgatatcttgccctttgtattgtgatatcttgCCCTTTGTATTGTGCTATCTTGTCCTTTGTATTGTACTATCTTGccctttgtattgtgatatcttgCCCTTTGTATTGTACTATCTTGccctttgtattgtgatatcttgccctttgtattgtgatatcttgTCCTTTGTATTGTACTATCTTGtcctttgtattgtgatatcttgCCCTTTGTATTGTGCTATCTTGccctttgtattgtgatatcttgccctttgtattgtgatatcttgccctttgtattgtgatatcttgccctttgtattgtgatatcttgTCCTTTGTATTGTACTATCTTGTCCTTTGTATTGTGCTATCTTGccctttgtattgtgatatcttgccctttgtattgtgatatcttgTCCTTTGTATTGTACTATCTTGtcctttgtattgtgatatcttgtcctttgtattgtgatatcttgCCCTTTGTATTGTACTATCTTGtcctttgtattgtgatatcttgccctttgtattgtgatatcttgtcctttgtattgtgatatcttgtcctttg
The DNA window shown above is from Argopecten irradians isolate NY chromosome 8, Ai_NY, whole genome shotgun sequence and carries:
- the LOC138329658 gene encoding NACHT and WD repeat domain-containing protein 2-like isoform X2, which produces MPALVAGVMRQERRKHPYPRYLRKRNDTSRLESLKGVDLSETNARVLHLIQASNDGRKKATVLPPLPIEREPTFQRQPRTLQSLQGAPEEAGESHWQIQSKKVSMDVDKRIVNHLRRKMNKRLQNRLTALDPSSDEVSNNDGQEWANGRKVGSVKTPRSHENELFNKYSDTGEKLTVKQRKSSLKKPSKVIPNGQHNGQHNDKHIGQPNGHHNGQHHGQVNGYETIDSNSSNLRNGVHKREAGTTDDNSVPSDTTPRPKRVPSVTIAVEDVSKQTGSDKTTDTKSVKQNDGSKDPKQKSHTKSAKTDSDKSETPGDTEENEGEASDVEEEEDDDELFDLTRLKTKLGESPEPEEIESFRKLSVSPVQTPCVLRPLTRGESQYGVGDRMTDILKGHVHRMCQPESTVIPIYISSGFTDTLAEKTAFQEKVSLSLREYCAARGYELELYDLHWGLTDTITDDHSYPDTCLNTINTCLESNSGLNMLLLLGEKYGPYILPSKIPVEEFNAFYDFVQDFRQREIDLIKEQIDDITFARAERERQRQDAESVLTDATDISGGDGSTRPLGSGTSASQTKTRRQIADLAKAEAATIKSLQEQEAALVDPEILKEWYSLDENCIPPIYRLHNISTHYKDFANPKKREAAKNSFTEVAKKLRRIFDEFTHMVIIDPFAKKKYFSTMLGLEIEHGILETDATDNHCMVVQRTITDISRNLHDSAAPDFVDISPDNPHALDKTQSAIIQDLKLETLPTKVGVTNILPYDVEWAAGGVIVGGHRSHQHYIERMCKQVTDNLKRQLCAYFEDRKRKVDNKTRLFDEVSQHVAFCHERTKHFQGRKELLQLVKSYLRSRCPSPLVLYGKAGCGKTALLCKTAKETHKWFRGQNMSVLLRVIGITTSSTNVRSLLRELCLQMCHVFGSNEDDVPTDYKGLMNDFTRHLSLATPENPIVIILDSLDRLSDDHEGRKLNWLPKELPKNAYIIVSTNPDDKYECFDSLKKSISPETSDAYIEIPELPEQDAITILEHWLNKSDKSFTDEQFECLIEAFKKCPMPLFLKIAFQDALSWTSDTPLDQIKFAENVKKQALLKFVKLETKHGEPLVRRALGYITASRNGLTNNEIVDLLSLDDAVMDDVMVVYHPPRRRFPAILWVRLREDLQEYITMIKSQRMRTLHWAHAQFKEAAEERYLLARDKASSYHKAMAEYFLGTWAIKAKPYPGNDKGMPRFVSSQPLYFEPEDSAKDGSDRVYNLRRVNELPHHLLNSSQTELYKSQGLCNFEWVLAKLCGTSLRSLVEEYQIGLQVDPTDIDLKTLSDTIQLSATALTNDPRQLASQMIGRLHGMIARDIPATAGDPPKYPYLHSFYDQAKMPSMLSLIPSIACLSEPGGILFDLLSGHSEPITAMTLTTEGLKALTASADNTIKLWNIRTGRVMKTIDGTGTKVKSIISALNNSLVATVEGSVIRVWNIRFSQCVLTIDHYLDPPVVGTAGEGKYLVALFDGINIMRTWNLKKQIMPIVCEARIEDNSVYKDNSLLIAASSFDDKVLHAFRGANMATVQNARSGKVIHTLKCNEKSSSAVSLGVTRDYYIVACRQQYMTLHEIHQLELFDLKKGNYLRSVRGCTHDHMTSLHLNYMGSHAIAICCSEKTQTSDIAIWNLETEDHKHLARHAGVSLMGACVDFKYCLTAARGDKTLRIWNLSGKVNQSMPKLKKSLGVTQIIPMVDNPRYVVARQMNSGPISVWNVVRAKILQNAVRIERGLSETADVVIVRNTRVVILSDRGFSSASESSRPVFQTVFIYDLREKKYLKKLTGCYITPCPAHEYVMLDNENLLGLSDNRSHFVVWSLVNGHVVRRIKPNRELVQKAPASADKTLNIRNSVEVMTPWDLRAESSSAKQRRREEEMERERKRHEEIRKEKENGIEQYIISENQNIAVASYFAHHLCVFDIVNEKHLHIIETPFSMLFLHSAALTPDGSFLVLPNYDEEKKTSYVTMWDCQTGQIKKRLKNESNVMALAIIDDGSRIIIGRDKNELHIWDPMSANGLRKIKGYPGLQFNADSKIFVTNGGTQAVVFAGDISVWDIERGVVLAVFTPDMKINCCKVAMDGQLITFGLHDIPDVVILRLANKDTPSLEILGEDIMGEKVEETDDEEEEDD
- the LOC138329658 gene encoding NACHT and WD repeat domain-containing protein 2-like isoform X4 — its product is MERAESLFLLPQLTVTSFRVNASNDGRKKATVLPPLPIEREPTFQRQPRTLQSLQGAPEEAGESHWQIQSKKVSMDVDKRIVNHLRRKMNKRLQNRLTALDPSSDEVSNNDGQEWANGRKVGSVKTPRSHENELFNKYSDTGEKLTVKQRKSSLKKPSKVIPNGQHNGQHNDKHIGQPNGHHNGQHHGQVNGYETIDSNSSNLRNGVHKREAGTTDDNSVPSDTTPRPKRVPSVTIAVEDVSKQTGSDKTTDTKSVKQNDGSKDPKQKSHTKSAKTDSDKSETPGDTEENEGEASDVEEEEDDDELFDLTRLKTKLGESPEPEEIESFRKLSVSPVQTPCVLRPLTRGESQYGVGDRMTDILKGHVHRMCQPESTVIPIYISSGFTDTLAEKTAFQEKVSLSLREYCAARGYELELYDLHWGLTDTITDDHSYPDTCLNTINTCLESNSGLNMLLLLGEKYGPYILPSKIPVEEFNAFYDFVQDFRQREIDLIKEQIDDITFARAERERQRQDAESVLTDATDISGGDGSTRPLGSGTSASQTKTRRQIADLAKAEAATIKSLQEQEAALVDPEILKEWYSLDENCIPPIYRLHNISTHYKDFANPKKREAAKNSFTEVAKKLRRIFDEFTHMVIIDPFAKKKYFSTMLGLEIEHGILETDATDNHCMVVQRTITDISRNLHDSAAPDFVDISPDNPHALDKTQSAIIQDLKLETLPTKVGVTNILPYDVEWAAGGVIVGGHRSHQHYIERMCKQVTDNLKRQLCAYFEDRKRKVDNKTRLFDEVSQHVAFCHERTKHFQGRKELLQLVKSYLRSRCPSPLVLYGKAGCGKTALLCKTAKETHKWFRGQNMSVLLRVIGITTSSTNVRSLLRELCLQMCHVFGSNEDDVPTDYKGLMNDFTRHLSLATPENPIVIILDSLDRLSDDHEGRKLNWLPKELPKNAYIIVSTNPDDKYECFDSLKKSISPETSDAYIEIPELPEQDAITILEHWLNKSDKSFTDEQFECLIEAFKKCPMPLFLKIAFQDALSWTSDTPLDQIKFAENVKKQALLKFVKLETKHGEPLVRRALGYITASRNGLTNNEIVDLLSLDDAVMDDVMVVYHPPRRRFPAILWVRLREDLQEYITMIKSQRMRTLHWAHAQFKEAAEERYLLARDKASSYHKAMAEYFLGTWAIKAKPYPGNDKGMPRFVSSQPLYFEPEDSAKDGSDRVYNLRRVNELPHHLLNSSQTELYKSQGLCNFEWVLAKLCGTSLRSLVEEYQIGLQVDPTDIDLKTLSDTIQLSATALTNDPRQLASQMIGRLHGMIARDIPATAGDPPKYPYLHSFYDQAKMPSMLSLIPSIACLSEPGGILFDLLSGHSEPITAMTLTTEGLKALTASADNTIKLWNIRTGRVMKTIDGTGTKVKSIISALNNSLVATVEGSVIRVWNIRFSQCVLTIDHYLDPPVVGTAGEGKYLVALFDGINIMRTWNLKKQIMPIVCEARIEDNSVYKDNSLLIAASSFDDKVLHAFRGANMATVQNARSGKVIHTLKCNEKSSSAVSLGVTRDYYIVACRQQYMTLHEIHQLELFDLKKGNYLRSVRGCTHDHMTSLHLNYMGSHAIAICCSEKTQTSDIAIWNLETEDHKHLARHAGVSLMGACVDFKYCLTAARGDKTLRIWNLSGKVNQSMPKLKKSLGVTQIIPMVDNPRYVVARQMNSGPISVWNVVRAKILQNAVRIERGLSETADVVIVRNTRVVILSDRGFSSASESSRPVFQTVFIYDLREKKYLKKLTGCYITPCPAHEYVMLDNENLLGLSDNRSHFVVWSLVNGHVVRRIKPNRELVQKAPASADKTLNIRNSVEVMTPWDLRAESSSAKQRRREEEMERERKRHEEIRKEKENGIEQYIISENQNIAVASYFAHHLCVFDIVNEKHLHIIETPFSMLFLHSAALTPDGSFLVLPNYDEEKKTSYVTMWDCQTGQIKKRLKNESNVMALAIIDDGSRIIIGRDKNELHIWDPMSANGLRKIKGYPGLQFNADSKIFVTNGGTQAVVFAGDISVWDIERGVVLAVFTPDMKINCCKVAMDGQLITFGLHDIPDVVILRLANKDTPSLEILGEDIMGEKVEETDDEEEEDD